In one Methylobacterium sp. SyP6R genomic region, the following are encoded:
- a CDS encoding bifunctional [glutamine synthetase] adenylyltransferase/[glutamine synthetase]-adenylyl-L-tyrosine phosphorylase: MTGPLSGRLTAAPRLAEPERAQARLADLLTEAPDLAPLLGEDGPARDLLLGLADHSPFLWGLAARDSARLAGLLARPPEDSNAAILADQRGAGLAGGDVARALRRNRAAHALLVALADIGGVWSLEQVTAALSDFADASVSAAVDAALVQAAGTGRFLAPDPARPQDGSGLIVLGMGKLGAGELNYSSDVDLIVLFDPDVAPLRAGVEATPFFSRIAQTVAKLLQERTADGYVHRVDYRLRPDPGSTPTALSLASAYTYYETVGQNWERAAFIKARPVAGDEALADGFLAELRPFIWRKYFDFASIADVHAMKRQIHAVRGHGAIAVAGHDIKLGRGGIREVEFFVQTQQLVFGGRRPSLRGRRTLEMLAMLHDEGWITAEARDELSESYRFLRTVEHRLQMVADEQTQRLPDDPQKLARFSRFLGYPDETAFGEALTAQARRVQGHYALLFEAEPDLAAEVGDLVFTGVEDDPGTLATLRRLGFRAPERATETVRGWHFGRRPAVTSPRAREVLTELVPALIQALSGTADPDGALAALDRAFGRMPAAVELLTILRSHERLRLLFADLLGTVPRLADTVAFSPHVLDAVIDPAFVAPVTESDALSEQFRLGLGQPRDFEDFLDRSRDAARQLRFVTGARLLSGILPPAGAGRAYAGIAEAAIAAALRAVEAAFAEDHGRVPGGRVAVLGLGRLGSRQLTADSDLDLVVLYDFDPERRESDGKRSLDAAVYYNRLTQRLVAALTVPTRRGRLYEVDLRLRPSGGQGPIANQWQRFSAYWREEAALWEHMALTRARAVAGDDSLMREAAAAAVEVLRQKRDARNVVGEVRTMRALIEREKGDHGPLDLKLAPGGLLDLDFLAQALVLSHAVTHPDLVGPDAPEVLERAGRHGLMDAGLTVRLVTAYRLLDDAHHWQRLMVEGDFGRTAPPAARARLAAALGQPDEAALTAQLAETRAGVREAFGAILA; this comes from the coding sequence ATGACCGGGCCGCTCTCCGGGCGTCTCACCGCTGCGCCCCGCCTCGCCGAGCCGGAACGGGCGCAAGCGCGCCTCGCCGACCTCCTCACCGAGGCCCCCGACCTCGCACCGCTCCTCGGGGAGGACGGTCCGGCCCGCGACCTCCTGCTGGGCCTCGCCGACCACTCGCCGTTCCTGTGGGGCCTCGCCGCCCGCGATTCCGCCCGGCTCGCCGGGCTGCTCGCGCGCCCGCCGGAGGACTCGAACGCCGCGATTCTCGCCGACCAGCGGGGGGCCGGTCTCGCCGGGGGTGACGTCGCGCGGGCTTTACGCCGCAACCGCGCCGCCCACGCGCTCCTGGTGGCGCTCGCCGATATCGGCGGGGTCTGGTCGCTGGAGCAGGTGACCGCGGCGCTCTCGGATTTCGCCGATGCCTCGGTGAGCGCCGCCGTCGATGCCGCCCTCGTTCAGGCCGCCGGGACCGGCCGCTTCCTGGCGCCGGATCCCGCCCGGCCGCAGGACGGATCGGGCCTGATCGTGCTCGGCATGGGCAAGCTCGGGGCCGGCGAGCTGAACTATTCGAGCGACGTCGACCTGATCGTGCTGTTCGATCCCGACGTGGCTCCCCTGCGGGCGGGTGTCGAGGCGACGCCGTTCTTCAGCCGGATCGCGCAAACCGTCGCCAAGCTCCTCCAGGAGCGCACCGCCGACGGCTACGTCCACCGGGTCGACTATCGGCTCAGGCCCGATCCCGGCTCGACCCCGACCGCCCTGTCGCTGGCTTCCGCCTATACCTATTACGAGACGGTGGGGCAGAACTGGGAGCGCGCCGCCTTCATCAAGGCGCGGCCGGTGGCCGGCGACGAGGCGCTGGCCGACGGTTTCCTCGCCGAGCTGCGGCCGTTCATCTGGCGCAAATACTTCGATTTCGCCTCGATCGCCGACGTCCACGCGATGAAGCGGCAGATCCACGCGGTCCGCGGCCACGGCGCCATCGCGGTGGCCGGCCACGACATCAAGCTCGGGCGCGGCGGCATCCGCGAGGTCGAGTTCTTCGTCCAGACCCAGCAGCTCGTCTTCGGCGGGCGTCGCCCATCCTTGCGCGGCCGGCGCACGCTCGAGATGCTGGCGATGCTTCACGACGAGGGCTGGATCACGGCGGAGGCCCGCGACGAGCTCTCCGAGAGCTACCGCTTCCTCCGCACCGTCGAGCACCGTCTGCAGATGGTGGCCGACGAGCAGACCCAGCGCCTGCCCGACGATCCCCAAAAACTCGCGCGTTTTTCCCGCTTCCTCGGCTATCCCGACGAGACCGCCTTCGGCGAGGCGCTGACGGCGCAAGCGCGCCGGGTCCAGGGGCATTACGCCCTGCTGTTCGAGGCCGAGCCGGATCTGGCGGCGGAGGTCGGCGACCTCGTGTTCACCGGCGTCGAGGACGATCCCGGGACGCTCGCGACTTTGAGGCGCCTCGGCTTCCGGGCGCCGGAGCGGGCGACCGAGACGGTGCGGGGCTGGCATTTCGGCCGCCGCCCGGCGGTGACGAGCCCGCGGGCCCGCGAGGTGCTGACCGAACTGGTCCCGGCCCTGATCCAGGCCCTCTCCGGCACCGCCGATCCGGACGGAGCCCTCGCCGCCCTCGACCGCGCCTTCGGGCGGATGCCGGCGGCCGTCGAGCTTCTCACCATCCTGCGCTCGCACGAGCGGCTGCGGCTGCTCTTCGCCGATCTCCTCGGCACCGTGCCGCGCCTCGCCGACACGGTGGCGTTCAGCCCGCACGTCCTCGACGCGGTGATCGACCCCGCCTTCGTGGCGCCGGTGACCGAATCCGACGCGCTCTCCGAACAATTCCGCCTCGGTCTCGGCCAGCCCCGCGACTTCGAGGACTTCCTCGACCGCAGCCGCGACGCCGCCCGGCAATTGCGCTTCGTCACCGGCGCACGGCTCCTGTCCGGCATCCTGCCGCCGGCCGGCGCCGGCCGGGCCTATGCGGGCATCGCGGAAGCGGCCATCGCGGCGGCTCTCCGCGCCGTGGAGGCCGCCTTCGCGGAGGATCACGGCCGGGTGCCGGGGGGCCGCGTCGCGGTTTTGGGCCTTGGGCGTCTCGGCTCGCGCCAGCTCACCGCCGATTCCGACCTCGACCTCGTGGTCCTGTACGATTTCGACCCCGAGCGGCGCGAGAGCGACGGCAAGCGGTCCCTCGACGCGGCGGTCTACTACAACCGCCTGACCCAGCGCCTCGTCGCGGCGCTCACCGTGCCGACCCGGCGCGGCCGGCTCTACGAGGTCGACCTGCGCCTGCGCCCGAGCGGCGGGCAGGGGCCGATCGCCAACCAGTGGCAGCGCTTCTCGGCCTATTGGCGCGAGGAGGCGGCCCTGTGGGAGCACATGGCACTGACCCGCGCGCGGGCCGTTGCAGGCGACGACAGCCTGATGCGGGAGGCCGCGGCCGCCGCCGTCGAGGTCCTGCGCCAGAAGCGCGACGCGCGGAACGTCGTCGGGGAGGTGCGGACCATGCGCGCGCTCATCGAGCGCGAGAAGGGCGATCACGGCCCCCTCGACCTGAAGCTCGCCCCCGGCGGGCTTCTCGACCTGGATTTCCTCGCCCAGGCCCTCGTCCTGTCCCATGCCGTCACGCATCCCGACCTCGTCGGCCCCGACGCGCCGGAGGTGCTGGAGCGCGCCGGTCGCCACGGCCTGATGGATGCGGGGCTGACTGTGCGCCTCGTCACCGCCTACCGGCTCCTCGACGACGCCCACCACTGGCAGCGCCTGATGGTCGAGGGCGATTTCGGCCGTACCGCCCCGCCGGCGGCCCGCGCCCGCCTCGCCGCGGCGCTCGGCCAGCCCGACGAGGCGGCGCTGACCGCACAGCTCGCCGAGACTCGCGCCGGCGTGAGGGAAGCGTTCGGGGCCATCCTGGCGTGA
- a CDS encoding methyl-accepting chemotaxis protein — MTAIDDAYSLYIVREARAPASASQLNRTLFSLTSATFRIIAETDEAQMRRASAEFDEAVAMVKPTFAALRERAPTFAGRVDKIAHDFDDLTARLRQVLDLGMTRRNAEALALFRRSVDPVLPSQIQETRKLALDIQDYVAKTSDELTDQTNATRARLMAISALGLGLGLVAVALVAVFGVTRPIGRLVRVLERMAHGEIEAEIPEARRGDEVGAIGRAVEGIKAMVAQKAAEQAEIKRIADAAAAEARRRAMIDLADGFERAVGGIVGMVSTSATELQATAGQMTGTATETASQSAAVAAAAEEAASNVGTVAAAAEELGASVQEIGRQVDGSAGLARQAVAEADRTGAQVRALSQTVGRIGDVAGLISSIAAQTNLLALNATIEAARAGSAGRGFAVVAAEVKELAAQTAKATEEIGQQITAVQSATGETVSAIGAITARIREIDSVTVAIAAAVEQQGVATQEIVRNVSQAATGTGEVTGNIAGVAGAAEETGAAATQVLASATELSRQSEHLGAEVARFLATVRAA, encoded by the coding sequence ATGACGGCGATCGACGACGCCTACAGCCTGTACATCGTGCGCGAGGCGCGGGCGCCGGCCAGCGCCAGCCAACTCAACCGGACCCTCTTTTCCCTGACCTCCGCGACGTTCCGCATCATCGCCGAGACGGACGAGGCGCAGATGCGCCGCGCCAGCGCCGAGTTCGACGAAGCCGTCGCGATGGTCAAGCCGACCTTCGCGGCCCTGCGGGAGCGGGCGCCGACCTTCGCGGGCCGCGTCGACAAGATCGCCCATGACTTCGACGACCTCACCGCCAGGCTCAGGCAGGTCCTCGACCTAGGCATGACGCGCCGCAATGCCGAGGCGCTCGCCCTGTTCCGGCGCAGCGTCGATCCCGTCCTGCCCAGCCAGATCCAGGAGACGAGGAAGCTCGCCCTCGACATCCAGGACTACGTCGCCAAGACCTCGGACGAGCTGACCGACCAGACCAACGCCACCCGCGCCCGGCTGATGGCGATCAGCGCCCTCGGCCTCGGCCTGGGCCTCGTGGCGGTGGCCCTGGTGGCCGTGTTCGGCGTTACCCGCCCGATCGGCCGGCTGGTGCGCGTGCTCGAGCGCATGGCGCATGGCGAGATCGAGGCCGAGATTCCGGAAGCGCGCCGGGGCGACGAGGTCGGCGCCATCGGCCGCGCGGTCGAGGGCATCAAGGCGATGGTGGCCCAGAAGGCCGCCGAGCAGGCCGAGATCAAGCGGATCGCCGACGCGGCGGCGGCCGAGGCGCGCCGGCGCGCCATGATCGACCTCGCCGACGGGTTCGAGCGGGCGGTCGGCGGCATCGTCGGCATGGTCTCGACCTCGGCCACCGAATTGCAGGCGACCGCCGGGCAGATGACCGGGACGGCGACCGAGACGGCGAGCCAGTCCGCCGCGGTCGCGGCCGCCGCCGAGGAGGCGGCCTCCAACGTCGGTACCGTCGCGGCGGCGGCCGAGGAGCTCGGCGCCTCGGTGCAGGAAATCGGACGCCAGGTCGACGGCTCGGCGGGCCTCGCCCGCCAGGCGGTGGCGGAAGCCGACCGGACCGGCGCCCAGGTGCGCGCCCTGAGCCAGACCGTCGGCCGGATCGGCGACGTCGCCGGCCTGATCTCGTCGATCGCCGCCCAGACCAACCTGCTCGCGCTTAACGCCACGATCGAGGCGGCGCGTGCAGGGAGCGCGGGGAGGGGCTTTGCGGTGGTCGCCGCCGAGGTGAAGGAACTCGCGGCCCAGACCGCGAAGGCGACGGAGGAGATCGGCCAGCAGATCACTGCTGTGCAGAGCGCCACCGGCGAGACCGTCTCGGCGATCGGCGCCATCACCGCGCGGATCCGCGAGATCGACTCCGTCACGGTGGCGATCGCCGCCGCGGTCGAGCAGCAGGGCGTCGCCACCCAGGAGATCGTCCGCAACGTCTCCCAGGCCGCGACCGGCACCGGCGAGGTCACCGGCAACATCGCGGGTGTCGCCGGCGCCGCCGAGGAGACGGGCGCCGCCGCGACCCAGGTCCTCGCCTCCGCCACCGAGCTGTCGCGCCAGTCCGAGCATCTCGGGGCGGAAGTGGCACGTTTCCTCGCCACGGTGCGGGCGGCCTGA
- a CDS encoding DUF1203 domain-containing protein, whose amino-acid sequence MTAFHCIAIETETAARFRATGTDDRGNPLRRIVATPGGAFPCRHCLRLAEPGEAMLLGSYDLRKPVGVYWTPSPIFLHEAACPRATAVDEVAPIVRANPLVSVRAYDGQHQCLYDLGHVCAGAEVDVPLARALDDSRTAFVNIHTARPGCLLVRVERRPVADEVCRGAAVSDPPE is encoded by the coding sequence ATGACCGCTTTCCACTGTATCGCGATCGAGACCGAGACGGCCGCCCGCTTCCGGGCGACCGGCACGGACGATCGCGGCAACCCGCTCCGGCGGATCGTCGCGACGCCCGGCGGCGCCTTCCCGTGCCGGCACTGCCTGCGCCTCGCCGAACCGGGCGAGGCCATGCTGCTCGGATCCTACGACCTGCGAAAGCCGGTCGGCGTCTACTGGACGCCGAGCCCGATCTTCCTGCACGAGGCGGCGTGTCCGCGCGCCACAGCGGTCGACGAGGTCGCGCCGATCGTGCGGGCGAATCCGCTCGTCTCGGTTCGTGCCTATGACGGCCAGCACCAATGCCTCTACGATCTCGGCCATGTCTGCGCCGGTGCGGAAGTCGACGTGCCCCTCGCCCGCGCGCTCGACGATTCCCGCACGGCCTTCGTGAACATCCACACGGCGCGGCCGGGATGCCTGCTGGTGCGGGTCGAGCGCAGGCCGGTCGCGGACGAGGTTTGTCGAGGCGCCGCCGTCAGCGATCCGCCGGAATGA
- a CDS encoding GFA family protein: MGSRITRVGQCHCGAVRFEASLGDGFDSIRRCTCSYCRMRGAVVAMAEVGGIRVLQGEAMLTRYRFHTKAAQHFFCSRCGIYTHHQRRSDTSLYAVNVACLDGVSPFDFPEVPVTDGIAHPGDTGRPARLAGTLRFIPADR; this comes from the coding sequence ATGGGAAGCAGGATCACCCGGGTCGGCCAGTGCCATTGCGGCGCGGTGCGCTTCGAGGCATCGCTCGGCGACGGATTCGACTCGATCCGCCGCTGCACCTGCTCGTATTGCCGCATGCGCGGCGCCGTCGTCGCCATGGCGGAGGTGGGCGGGATCAGGGTCCTCCAGGGCGAGGCGATGCTGACGCGCTACCGCTTCCACACGAAAGCCGCGCAGCACTTCTTCTGCTCCCGCTGCGGCATCTACACCCACCACCAGCGGCGATCGGACACCAGCCTCTACGCCGTGAACGTCGCCTGCCTCGACGGGGTCAGCCCGTTCGATTTCCCCGAGGTGCCGGTGACCGACGGGATCGCGCATCCCGGCGACACCGGCAGGCCGGCACGCCTCGCCGGCACCCTCCGGTTCATTCCGGCGGATCGCTGA
- a CDS encoding EamA family transporter yields the protein MTPIVLAGVVCAAILHAGWNAVLRGGSDRLWSMTLMMIAVACASAVAVVLLPWPEPASWPYLVASAAIHAGYNLSLVRTYRSGDLGQTYPISRGSSPVLVALGAALFAQETLGPVAILGIALVSGGILSLALQGGRLRADFLPAAFVTGLLIGAYTVVDGIGVRLSGNSPSYAACMFLLWSLTMPPLYLALRRTKPSYTPGQTAMALGGGLVSILAYGIVIWAMQFDAMGTVSALRETSVVYAALIGRVFLGESLSPRRVASCLAVAAGAACLAW from the coding sequence ATGACCCCGATCGTCCTTGCCGGCGTCGTCTGCGCGGCGATTCTCCATGCCGGCTGGAACGCGGTCCTGCGCGGCGGCAGCGACCGGCTCTGGTCGATGACCCTGATGATGATCGCGGTCGCTTGCGCCTCGGCGGTTGCGGTGGTTCTCCTGCCCTGGCCGGAACCGGCGAGCTGGCCCTACCTCGTCGCCTCGGCGGCGATCCATGCCGGCTACAACCTGTCCCTGGTACGGACCTACCGCTCCGGCGACCTCGGGCAGACCTACCCGATCTCGCGCGGCTCCTCGCCCGTCCTCGTCGCGCTCGGAGCGGCGTTGTTCGCGCAGGAAACGCTCGGGCCCGTTGCGATCCTGGGCATCGCGCTGGTCTCCGGCGGCATCCTGTCGCTTGCCCTCCAGGGCGGGCGGCTGCGGGCGGACTTCCTCCCCGCCGCCTTCGTCACCGGCCTGCTCATCGGGGCCTACACCGTCGTCGACGGGATCGGGGTGCGCCTGTCGGGCAACAGCCCGTCCTACGCGGCCTGCATGTTCCTGCTCTGGAGCCTGACCATGCCGCCCCTCTATCTCGCATTGCGCAGAACCAAGCCGTCCTACACGCCTGGGCAGACGGCGATGGCGCTCGGCGGCGGCCTCGTCTCGATCCTCGCCTACGGCATCGTCATCTGGGCGATGCAGTTCGACGCGATGGGCACGGTCTCGGCCTTGCGCGAGACCAGCGTGGTCTATGCCGCGCTCATCGGACGGGTCTTCCTCGGCGAGAGCTTGAGCCCGCGCCGGGTCGCCTCGTGCCTCGCCGTCGCCGCCGGCGCGGCGTGCCTGGCTTGGTGA